In a single window of the Agromyces sp. H17E-10 genome:
- a CDS encoding DUF6325 family protein has translation MSEQTSEELDLTEEELGPIDYIVVEFPAGESRLTGEAAAELASLVSAEMIRVLDLVIVHKGEDGSLEVDEFEDFEDLGPLGVIEASLADVLAEADLIDISAAMEPGSSAAVLVWENSWAAPFAVALRKNGAQLIASGRIPTQALIASMSSEGEN, from the coding sequence GTGTCGGAGCAGACCAGTGAGGAACTCGACCTCACCGAAGAAGAACTGGGGCCGATCGACTACATCGTCGTCGAGTTCCCCGCCGGCGAGAGCCGGCTGACGGGCGAGGCCGCGGCCGAGCTCGCGTCGCTCGTCTCCGCCGAGATGATCCGCGTGCTCGACCTCGTCATCGTGCACAAGGGCGAAGACGGGTCTCTCGAGGTCGACGAGTTCGAGGACTTCGAGGACCTCGGCCCGCTCGGCGTCATCGAGGCGTCGCTCGCCGACGTGCTCGCCGAGGCCGACCTCATCGACATCTCGGCCGCGATGGAGCCCGGCAGCTCGGCCGCCGTGCTCGTGTGGGAGAACTCGTGGGCAGCGCCGTTCGCCGTCGCGCTGCGCAAGAACGGCGCGCAGCTGATCGCGTCGGGACGCATCCCGACGCAGGCGCTGATCGCCTCGATGTCGAGCGAAGGAGAGAACTGA
- a CDS encoding ABC-F family ATP-binding cassette domain-containing protein, translating into MSMKSTITLRNLSFEWPDGTRALDRVNGTFTTGRTGLVGRNGAGKSTLLRLIAGQLTPTSGAVETAGEVGYLPQTLTLTGETTIAELLGIDGVLSALRAIESGDVDEHHFDVVGDDWDIEARADEALHEIGFGAAELDRRVAEVSGGEAMLIAVTGLRIRRTPITLLDEPTNNLDRATRAALAGFIDTWPGTLVVVSHDLELLEHMDSTAELHSGTVEVFGGPYSAWTEYREQEQAAAVQAARHAQQALKVEKRQRVEAETKLARRERTAKKTQKDGGIPKILAGNRASKAQGSAGAMRSTLDDKVQAAQAAVDAADARVREDEHIHLTLPDPDVPRGRRLAELHDGDRTIVIQGPERVALVGPNGAGKSTLLEQLVTGGEPAPGRVHGTLSTERVGYLTQRLDDLDETVSALDNVKAVAPDLAPGTIRNQLARLLIRGSSADRPVATLSGGERFRVCLAKLLLADPPAQLLILDEPTNNLDIASVEQLAEALDAYRGALLVVSHDHPFLERLGIDTVLELGRDGSLRQRDRLDG; encoded by the coding sequence ATGTCCATGAAATCCACCATCACCCTTCGGAACCTCTCGTTCGAGTGGCCCGACGGCACCCGCGCCCTCGACCGGGTGAACGGCACGTTCACCACTGGTCGCACGGGCCTCGTCGGCCGCAACGGCGCCGGAAAGTCCACCCTGCTCCGACTGATCGCCGGGCAACTCACCCCCACCTCCGGCGCAGTCGAGACGGCGGGCGAGGTCGGCTACCTGCCGCAGACGCTCACGCTCACCGGCGAGACCACGATCGCCGAGCTGCTCGGGATCGACGGAGTGCTCTCCGCCCTGCGGGCGATCGAGTCCGGCGACGTCGACGAGCACCATTTCGACGTGGTCGGCGACGACTGGGACATCGAGGCCCGGGCCGACGAGGCCCTGCACGAGATCGGGTTCGGCGCCGCCGAGCTCGACCGGCGAGTCGCCGAGGTCTCGGGCGGCGAGGCGATGCTCATCGCCGTGACCGGGCTCCGCATCCGGCGCACGCCGATCACGCTGCTCGACGAGCCGACCAACAACCTCGACCGGGCCACGCGTGCGGCGCTCGCGGGCTTCATCGACACCTGGCCGGGCACGCTCGTGGTCGTCAGCCACGACCTCGAGCTGCTCGAGCACATGGACAGCACCGCCGAACTGCATTCGGGAACCGTCGAGGTGTTCGGCGGCCCGTACAGCGCGTGGACCGAGTATCGCGAGCAAGAGCAGGCCGCCGCGGTCCAGGCCGCCCGTCATGCGCAGCAGGCGCTCAAGGTCGAGAAGCGCCAGCGGGTCGAGGCCGAGACGAAGCTCGCACGTCGCGAACGCACCGCCAAGAAGACGCAGAAGGACGGCGGCATCCCGAAGATCCTCGCCGGCAACCGCGCCAGCAAGGCCCAGGGCTCGGCCGGCGCGATGCGCTCGACCCTCGACGACAAGGTGCAGGCCGCGCAGGCGGCCGTGGACGCCGCAGATGCCCGCGTGCGCGAGGACGAGCACATCCACCTCACCCTGCCCGACCCCGACGTGCCGCGCGGCCGCCGCCTCGCGGAGCTCCACGACGGCGACCGCACGATCGTGATCCAGGGCCCCGAGCGCGTGGCGCTCGTCGGCCCGAACGGCGCGGGCAAGTCGACGCTCCTCGAGCAACTCGTGACCGGCGGCGAGCCCGCTCCGGGACGGGTCCACGGCACGCTGTCGACCGAGCGCGTGGGCTACCTCACGCAGCGCCTCGACGACCTCGACGAGACCGTGAGTGCGCTCGACAACGTGAAGGCGGTCGCGCCCGATCTGGCGCCGGGGACGATCCGCAACCAGCTCGCCCGGCTCCTGATCCGCGGCAGCAGCGCCGACCGGCCGGTCGCGACCCTCTCCGGAGGAGAGCGGTTCCGCGTCTGCCTCGCGAAACTGCTGCTCGCCGACCCGCCCGCGCAGCTCCTGATCCTCGACGAGCCGACGAACAACCTCGACATCGCGAGCGTCGAGCAACTCGCCGAGGCACTCGACGCGTACCGCGGCGCGCTGCTCGTCGTGAGCCACGACCACCCGTTCCTGGAACGGCTCGGCATCGACACCGTCCTCGAACTCGGACGTGACGGGAGCCTCCGGCAACGCGACCGGCTCGACGGCTGA
- a CDS encoding ATP-dependent DNA helicase, producing MSTVDRHIGDTDGAIVANIDALSDDRGLLSQNMLSQLRNLVEGVAVRVHSGTGEREHNHAAIEAGLAHVRSNGRLSFLARFHRMLQPSASHYTFEGDGSERLMLKYYEHLYRLRTFVRDQFGMSVLHNLESFPLDQDHSLQEYHQKIAERIIAVRGLPTTGDSSSRYYVQKTRPFFVDGQIYYEVTFSNPTDRVSKFDRIIAFTDQDISDKYAARLTLRPDAIDVLGRTMPIIVIRSWAVSIRPCELNNFARFFGPRTNVGTGSTEYQRLMQYLTTTGSSLVELVDLPAASYVQIKTWATEQARSPRIFPILDNVREVVANRAPGHVVLRYLMLRMRNLWIRQQYAPEDCPRLSGLKLQWGCIPFDEMPFCTSLPKHNPRYWDLVEALDLTGRTHELLARRVKNNVDQRGMLYTPLSDLEPLGDVTALIRDHNTALYYKHRARCLDVDRGHVFVRGYENDVVDIIEKVQSFTTDGVPDWETDVDAWLDGLAEPLDDELKLRAMRTLFAESRVALVYGAAGTGKSTMVNHIAQYFEGGRMLFLANTHPAVDNLKRRVEVEADFRTIASHNWRTGGDPEYDLVVVDESSTVSNEDLLKMLAGTRFKQLVFVGDVYQIEAIQFGNWFGLLRSFVPQGSVFELMTPWRTTNEGLLGLWGKVRNVEDDIAEAMTRAGYSTVLSEQLFEPQREDEIILCLNYDGLYGINNINRFLQSSNPEQSVSWGPATYKVGDPIVFNDSDRFRPLIYNNLKGTIVGIHRELGRITFEVDLARDDVTEVSVWGTALTWVRDGVVSFDVFELASSDEDEEILNTTVPFQVAYAVSIHRAQGLEYESVKVVITEANEDDVTHSILYTAITRARDLLEIYWTPETQQAVLSKLERKTNKKDVQLLTGRRGLTTSV from the coding sequence CTCGCAGAACATGCTGTCTCAACTGCGCAATCTCGTTGAAGGTGTGGCGGTACGCGTGCACAGCGGCACCGGCGAGAGGGAGCACAATCACGCTGCGATCGAGGCCGGTTTGGCGCATGTTCGTTCTAACGGACGTCTCAGCTTTCTGGCTCGCTTCCACCGGATGCTGCAGCCCAGCGCGTCGCACTACACCTTCGAGGGCGATGGATCCGAACGTTTGATGCTGAAGTACTACGAGCACCTCTACCGGCTGCGAACATTCGTCCGCGACCAGTTCGGAATGTCGGTGCTTCACAATCTGGAGTCATTTCCGCTCGATCAGGACCATTCACTTCAGGAGTATCACCAGAAGATCGCTGAGCGAATCATTGCTGTCCGGGGGCTCCCTACCACCGGTGATTCGTCTTCCCGCTACTACGTCCAGAAGACCCGTCCCTTCTTCGTCGACGGGCAGATCTACTACGAAGTCACGTTTTCTAATCCGACGGATCGCGTCAGCAAGTTCGACCGAATTATCGCTTTCACCGACCAGGACATTAGTGACAAGTACGCGGCGAGACTGACCCTGCGGCCGGACGCGATCGATGTGCTCGGCCGGACGATGCCGATCATCGTGATTCGATCTTGGGCAGTGTCTATTCGGCCTTGTGAGCTGAACAACTTCGCCCGCTTCTTTGGCCCTCGAACCAACGTTGGCACGGGAAGTACCGAGTACCAGCGCCTGATGCAGTACCTGACGACCACAGGTTCGTCCCTCGTTGAGCTGGTGGATCTCCCAGCTGCGTCATATGTGCAGATCAAGACTTGGGCCACAGAGCAAGCCCGATCGCCGCGGATCTTCCCGATCCTGGACAACGTGCGGGAAGTCGTAGCGAACCGAGCGCCCGGCCACGTGGTGCTCCGGTACCTAATGCTGCGGATGAGGAATCTCTGGATCCGTCAGCAGTACGCGCCCGAGGATTGTCCTCGCTTGTCGGGGCTGAAGCTCCAGTGGGGCTGCATTCCGTTCGACGAGATGCCCTTCTGCACGTCACTCCCGAAGCATAATCCGCGGTACTGGGATCTCGTCGAAGCGCTCGATCTAACGGGCCGCACCCACGAGTTGCTCGCTCGCAGGGTGAAGAACAACGTCGACCAACGCGGGATGCTCTACACCCCACTGTCGGATCTCGAGCCGCTGGGAGACGTCACTGCCCTTATTCGCGACCACAACACGGCCCTGTACTACAAACACCGTGCCCGATGCCTGGACGTGGATCGCGGGCATGTATTCGTCCGGGGGTACGAGAATGATGTCGTCGACATCATCGAGAAGGTACAGAGCTTCACGACGGACGGCGTGCCCGATTGGGAGACGGACGTCGACGCCTGGCTGGACGGGCTTGCCGAACCGCTCGACGACGAGCTCAAGCTTCGTGCGATGCGCACTCTGTTCGCTGAATCGCGAGTGGCCCTGGTTTACGGTGCCGCTGGCACGGGTAAGTCCACAATGGTTAATCACATCGCGCAGTACTTCGAGGGTGGCCGGATGTTGTTCTTAGCCAACACCCATCCCGCAGTGGACAACCTCAAGCGCAGGGTTGAGGTAGAGGCGGACTTCCGCACCATCGCGAGCCACAACTGGCGCACCGGCGGCGATCCGGAATATGACCTAGTCGTGGTCGACGAGTCCTCGACAGTGAGCAATGAAGACCTGCTCAAGATGCTCGCCGGCACCCGTTTCAAGCAGCTCGTGTTCGTTGGTGACGTCTACCAGATCGAGGCTATCCAGTTCGGAAACTGGTTCGGTCTGCTCCGCTCCTTCGTGCCGCAGGGCTCGGTATTTGAACTGATGACGCCATGGCGCACGACGAATGAAGGACTTCTGGGGCTCTGGGGCAAGGTGCGTAACGTCGAGGACGACATCGCGGAGGCAATGACGAGGGCGGGATACTCGACGGTTCTCAGCGAGCAGCTCTTCGAGCCCCAGCGCGAGGACGAGATCATTCTCTGTCTGAACTACGACGGGCTCTACGGCATCAACAACATCAATCGGTTCCTACAGAGCAGCAATCCAGAGCAGTCGGTTTCGTGGGGACCGGCAACCTACAAGGTGGGTGACCCGATCGTTTTTAACGACAGCGACCGCTTCCGTCCGCTGATCTACAACAATCTCAAGGGAACGATTGTCGGCATCCACCGCGAACTCGGCCGGATCACCTTCGAGGTGGATCTAGCTCGTGACGACGTGACCGAGGTGTCCGTGTGGGGCACGGCGCTTACATGGGTCCGTGACGGTGTCGTCTCATTCGACGTCTTCGAGCTCGCCAGTAGCGATGAGGATGAGGAGATTCTCAACACAACGGTTCCATTCCAGGTGGCATATGCGGTCTCGATCCACCGGGCGCAGGGTCTCGAGTACGAGTCCGTGAAGGTCGTGATCACAGAGGCGAACGAGGACGATGTCACGCACAGCATCCTGTACACGGCGATCACCCGTGCGCGGGACCTCCTGGAGATCTACTGGACCCCAGAGACACAGCAGGCCGTCCTCTCGAAACTGGAGCGGAAGACGAACAAGAAGGACGTCCAGCTACTCACTGGCCGCCGCGGGCTCACCACAAGCGTTTGA